The proteins below come from a single Aegilops tauschii subsp. strangulata cultivar AL8/78 chromosome 6, Aet v6.0, whole genome shotgun sequence genomic window:
- the LOC141025984 gene encoding uncharacterized protein — protein sequence MTTSLEQYEHHLRRQRHQIVEIDLEYNNEPNATQKPALVQLSVSKTQSVLLFQLSTAKRCTVFDNFLADPRYTFVGFSIGGDKTRLERVNLEVANFIDIQKEWRVPEATKSWTPLQTSPACSPTITITT from the coding sequence ATGACGACCTCCCTCGAGCAGTACGAGCATCACCTCAGGCGCCAACGCCACCAGATCGTCGAGATTGATCTCGAGTACAACAACGAGCCTAATGCGACGCAGAAACCTGCCCTCGTCCAACTCTCCGTTAGCAAGACTCAGTCGGTGCTGCTCTTCCAACTGAGCACTGCTAAAAGGTGCACCGTCTTCGACAACTTCCTCGCCGACCCCAGGTACACCTTTGTTGGCTTCTCCATCGGCGGCGACAAAACCAGGCTAGAGCGCGTCAATCTGGAGGTCGCCAACTTCATTGACATCCAGAAGGAATGGAGGGTGCCCGAGGCCACAAAGAGTTGGACTCCCTTGCAGACGTCGCCGGCATGCTCACCGACGATTACTATaacaacatga